In one Rhodococcus sp. KBS0724 genomic region, the following are encoded:
- a CDS encoding SDR family NAD(P)-dependent oxidoreductase, whose amino-acid sequence MNAALEGRVIVVTGGARGQGREEAELMASDGATVIVTDVLEPEGDLPAGVIYRHLDVTSPEDWAILADELEKSYGSIFGLVNNAGIVGARGKAGRLENIALEDWNKLIEVNTTGPLLAIQSMSKLMTTGEGSIVNISSIAGVGAHLAAGYGVSKWALRGLSRIASMELGPRGIRVNAILPGYIHSDMQQQTPQDFIDAHLSLIPLGRVGAPTDVAPLVSFLMSDGASWISGVDIPVDGGAVGHVGLRIISDAMTAATNGA is encoded by the coding sequence ATGAACGCAGCACTTGAAGGCCGAGTCATCGTCGTGACCGGAGGTGCTAGGGGTCAAGGGCGAGAAGAAGCGGAGCTGATGGCAAGCGATGGTGCCACGGTCATCGTCACCGATGTGCTCGAACCTGAAGGGGATTTACCTGCGGGCGTCATCTACCGCCACCTCGATGTCACCTCACCTGAAGACTGGGCCATCCTGGCTGACGAACTTGAAAAGTCCTACGGATCGATCTTCGGGTTGGTCAACAATGCCGGAATCGTCGGAGCACGGGGAAAGGCCGGCAGGCTCGAGAATATTGCGTTGGAGGACTGGAACAAGCTCATTGAGGTCAACACGACCGGACCGCTTCTGGCTATTCAGTCGATGTCGAAATTAATGACCACAGGCGAGGGGTCGATCGTCAATATCAGCTCGATCGCCGGTGTCGGTGCACATCTCGCAGCCGGTTACGGGGTCAGTAAATGGGCCCTTCGAGGGCTATCACGTATCGCCAGCATGGAATTGGGCCCCAGGGGAATCCGGGTGAACGCCATCTTGCCGGGATACATCCACTCGGACATGCAGCAACAGACTCCGCAAGACTTCATCGATGCGCATCTGAGCCTGATCCCGTTGGGCCGTGTCGGTGCTCCCACCGACGTAGCACCACTGGTTTCGTTCTTGATGTCCGATGGCGCCTCGTGGATCTCCGGTGTCGACATCCCCGTCGACGGAGGAGCTGTGGGCCACGTGGGACTTCGGATCATCTCCGACGCCATGACCGCCGCCACCAACGGCGCCTGA
- a CDS encoding S9 family peptidase: protein MTTGTRTALVDKFSYPLDIGMPDTDIKATKAALRQFTLHRLHAYGIEIGDGLRLMELAAENNSWSRSATSLADQILARAEDPELPKTVQGQAALFARASALQRISQVMDVENTPERRATYLAAADNFTRARAHDSRYEHVVIDTAGGPVTAWVITPNTAGPHPVALVHGGVDGWSMDWEGTALPLVEEGFLTVILDGPGQGETRFVYEHYLTPDWLDSYKQVCEYLLIRAAGMPVTAVGNSMAGALVILIASKYPIFAAVCSNGPVISMASTLVRHSYAKKLSTFCGTNPPDKQVRAVFESMELSVDRIQLTCPYLLLQGDSDPMVSLADGERLLKQVPAADKQMALFERGEHVINRYPADKHHITRTWMRDRVDRALLAASTPRM from the coding sequence ATGACCACAGGTACCCGCACTGCACTTGTCGACAAGTTCAGCTACCCGCTAGACATCGGAATGCCCGACACAGATATCAAAGCAACTAAGGCCGCGTTGCGGCAGTTCACGCTGCATCGACTTCACGCCTACGGAATCGAGATCGGCGACGGCCTGCGGTTGATGGAATTAGCCGCAGAGAACAATTCCTGGAGCCGATCAGCGACATCTCTCGCCGATCAAATCCTCGCCCGCGCCGAAGACCCTGAACTACCCAAAACCGTGCAGGGCCAAGCAGCATTATTCGCCCGGGCCTCGGCCCTGCAACGCATCAGCCAAGTCATGGACGTCGAGAACACACCAGAGCGACGAGCAACTTACCTCGCCGCGGCGGACAATTTCACACGCGCACGGGCACACGACTCCCGCTACGAACATGTCGTCATCGACACGGCCGGCGGTCCGGTGACCGCATGGGTGATCACGCCCAACACTGCGGGTCCACATCCTGTAGCGCTTGTTCACGGAGGCGTCGACGGCTGGTCGATGGACTGGGAGGGCACCGCCCTACCACTCGTCGAGGAGGGTTTTCTCACGGTAATCCTCGATGGACCCGGCCAGGGCGAAACACGCTTCGTCTACGAGCACTACCTGACACCTGATTGGCTCGACTCCTACAAGCAAGTGTGCGAATACCTCCTCATACGCGCTGCTGGAATGCCCGTCACCGCTGTGGGGAACAGCATGGCCGGCGCGCTGGTCATCCTCATCGCGTCGAAATATCCGATCTTTGCCGCGGTGTGCAGCAATGGACCGGTCATCTCGATGGCCTCGACATTGGTACGCCACAGCTACGCGAAGAAACTCTCGACATTCTGCGGCACGAATCCCCCAGATAAGCAGGTACGGGCGGTATTCGAATCCATGGAACTATCGGTGGACCGGATCCAACTCACGTGTCCGTACCTGCTTCTCCAGGGAGACTCCGACCCCATGGTTTCGCTCGCGGACGGCGAGCGCCTGTTGAAACAAGTACCTGCCGCTGACAAACAGATGGCGCTGTTCGAACGCGGCGAACACGTGATCAACCGCTATCCCGCCGATAAACACCACATCACCCGCACCTGGATGCGGGATCGCGTCGACCGTGCATTGCTCGCCGCATCGACACCTCGAATGTGA
- a CDS encoding IS110 family transposase, with product MKLFCGIDWAEDHHDVAVVDGDGLLVAKRRIDDSSEGFGELLGLLAEAGDTPADPIPVAIETSRGLLVAALRGSGRNVYAINPMAVARYRDRHSMARKKSDHVDAMTLANILRTDAHAHRTLPADSDLARAITVFARCPGRDLAAHRGNPRTACTPARVLPGFSQRIRRHRSHEPRHGGRTRDTRDRTDACAGCAIDQGPHRYRIAACGRQRRLEDTATRIQNALGAPQLRQPPLVEQAMGCQAGALLATLNTECVNADKLNESAAEAFRNHPDYAVITSFPGLGEATGARVLAEIGDDRGRFADARRLKSFAGAAPVTRASGRTISITHRHVKNNRLAAVGFVWAFAAIPRPGPIKDHYNRRRTHGDRHAAALRNVFNRLLGQLYHCLHTGHTYDASKAFPGSVHDAEPAAA from the coding sequence GTGAAACTATTCTGCGGGATCGACTGGGCCGAGGACCACCATGACGTCGCGGTGGTCGATGGTGACGGCCTGTTAGTGGCCAAGCGTCGAATCGACGATAGCTCTGAAGGATTCGGCGAGCTTCTCGGTTTGCTCGCCGAGGCTGGTGATACACCAGCCGATCCGATTCCCGTGGCGATCGAGACCTCACGAGGTCTGCTGGTCGCAGCATTGCGCGGATCGGGGAGAAACGTCTATGCCATCAATCCCATGGCGGTGGCCCGCTACCGCGATCGGCACTCGATGGCACGCAAGAAGTCCGACCATGTGGACGCGATGACGCTGGCGAACATTCTGCGCACCGACGCGCACGCGCACCGAACGCTGCCCGCCGACAGTGACCTCGCGCGAGCAATCACGGTCTTCGCCCGCTGCCCAGGACGCGATCTGGCGGCGCACCGAGGCAACCCAAGAACTGCGTGCACTCCTGCGCGAGTACTACCCGGATTTTCTCAACGCATTCGCCGGCACCGGTCACACGAACCTCGCCATGGCGGACGCACGCGCGATACGCGCGATCGCACCGACGCCTGCGCAGGGTGCGCGATTGACCAAGGCCCGCATCGTTACCGCATTGCGGCGTGCGGTAGGCAACGACGACTCGAGGACACCGCGACCCGAATCCAGAACGCGCTTGGCGCTCCTCAGCTGAGACAACCACCCTTGGTGGAGCAGGCGATGGGTTGTCAGGCGGGCGCCTTGTTGGCAACCTTGAACACCGAATGCGTCAACGCCGACAAGCTCAATGAGTCTGCGGCTGAGGCATTTCGGAATCATCCTGACTACGCGGTCATCACCAGCTTTCCCGGTCTGGGTGAGGCTACCGGTGCCAGGGTCTTGGCAGAGATCGGCGACGACCGTGGCCGGTTTGCCGACGCTCGCCGACTTAAATCCTTTGCAGGGGCCGCACCTGTCACCAGGGCGTCGGGTCGTACGATCTCGATCACTCATCGTCATGTGAAGAACAACAGGCTTGCGGCGGTGGGGTTTGTCTGGGCCTTCGCTGCCATCCCGAGGCCGGGCCCGATCAAGGACCATTACAATCGGCGCCGAACACACGGCGACCGGCATGCTGCGGCGCTGCGCAACGTCTTCAATCGACTTCTGGGTCAGCTCTATCACTGCCTTCACACCGGCCACACCTACGACGCGTCGAAGGCTTTCCCCGGCTCCGTTCATGATGCGGAACCGGCAGCTGCTTGA
- a CDS encoding NAD(P)/FAD-dependent oxidoreductase → MTNHRNERHAEIVALLRDGDAPSQLLTLCELTEDLSFIERWGSHITGANPWDHTFTDTALDAIHGHLADAILDCDMATEPAQPLVDTLLDHARGAVLPAAEHAMLYKEMGLFETGEVEWSADRPYHADEFRVLIIGAGLSGIVAARRFKRLGIAFEVVEKSDNSGGTWHHNTYPGCGVDIASHYFSYSFAPNSQWERYYAKQPEILAYLRRCVETEKLSDSISYNTEVLSAEWSEHDRMWLVTTRTADGRARTIRANIVVSATGLLHRPSIPDLPGLADFEGPYFHAAEWDHSVKVEGKRVALIGTGASGNQIGPAVAPVVENLTVFQRSPQWNVGVQNYSHDVSAGEKWLLANVPAYARWFRARTLLSQNDVMRPAQTVDPTWNSDDGSISAENARMREALTQYIVDELGDRQDLLPKVLPDYPPFTKRMLRDNGWYRMLRRENVELVNCRTPRFDGDAIIDDDGQRHPVDVAVFATGFEASKMLASYSIYGRGGQSIRDVWGDDDPRAYLGMTVPGFPNFFIMYGPNTNIGTGGSIFFQAEVWSRYIADMVKTMIERDVDVIEVTEHASNDYNHQLDQRLGEMVWSVSPAGTWYRNSTGRVTTNMPWTSFEYWAMTQKVNLDDFTLTSDNTTSLSETAPPR, encoded by the coding sequence ATGACCAACCACAGGAACGAACGACATGCCGAGATCGTGGCTCTGCTTCGTGACGGCGACGCCCCCAGCCAACTGCTCACGCTATGCGAACTCACCGAAGATCTCAGTTTCATTGAGCGTTGGGGTTCTCACATCACCGGCGCGAACCCGTGGGACCACACTTTCACCGACACCGCGCTCGACGCGATTCACGGCCACCTCGCCGATGCCATTCTCGACTGCGACATGGCCACTGAACCAGCCCAGCCGCTGGTAGACACCTTGCTCGATCACGCCCGCGGGGCGGTGCTGCCAGCTGCCGAACATGCCATGTTGTACAAAGAGATGGGGCTTTTCGAGACCGGCGAGGTGGAGTGGTCCGCTGATCGCCCCTACCATGCCGATGAATTTCGTGTGCTGATCATCGGCGCGGGGCTATCCGGGATCGTTGCGGCTCGTCGCTTCAAACGGCTGGGAATCGCATTCGAGGTCGTGGAGAAAAGCGACAACTCCGGTGGAACCTGGCACCACAACACCTACCCCGGATGCGGCGTCGACATCGCCAGCCACTACTTCTCCTACTCATTCGCCCCCAATTCCCAGTGGGAGCGTTACTACGCCAAGCAGCCTGAGATCCTCGCGTACCTTCGTCGGTGCGTGGAAACTGAAAAGCTCTCCGACTCCATCAGCTACAACACGGAAGTCCTGTCTGCGGAGTGGTCGGAACACGACCGTATGTGGCTGGTGACGACTCGCACAGCCGACGGACGAGCACGAACGATTCGCGCCAACATCGTGGTCAGTGCGACCGGACTGCTCCACCGTCCCAGCATTCCTGACCTCCCCGGTCTGGCGGACTTCGAGGGCCCGTACTTCCACGCCGCCGAATGGGACCATTCGGTCAAGGTAGAGGGTAAACGAGTTGCGCTGATCGGCACGGGCGCCAGCGGAAACCAGATCGGTCCGGCAGTGGCCCCAGTCGTCGAGAACCTCACCGTCTTTCAACGAAGCCCCCAGTGGAACGTCGGCGTCCAGAACTACAGTCATGACGTCTCCGCCGGCGAGAAATGGTTATTGGCCAATGTGCCCGCCTATGCGCGCTGGTTCCGTGCCCGCACCCTGCTCTCGCAGAACGATGTCATGCGCCCAGCCCAGACAGTTGACCCCACGTGGAACAGTGACGACGGCTCGATCAGCGCCGAGAATGCCCGGATGCGCGAAGCTCTCACCCAGTACATCGTTGACGAACTCGGTGACCGCCAAGACCTTCTGCCGAAGGTGCTACCCGACTATCCACCCTTCACCAAGCGAATGCTGCGCGACAACGGCTGGTACCGAATGTTGCGACGCGAAAATGTCGAATTGGTGAACTGTCGAACCCCCCGTTTCGACGGGGACGCAATCATCGACGACGACGGACAGCGCCACCCTGTAGACGTCGCCGTATTCGCGACCGGATTCGAAGCGTCGAAGATGTTGGCCTCGTACTCGATCTACGGTCGCGGTGGGCAGTCCATTCGCGACGTGTGGGGCGACGACGACCCCCGTGCCTACTTAGGAATGACGGTGCCCGGCTTCCCGAACTTCTTCATCATGTACGGCCCCAACACCAACATCGGGACCGGCGGAAGTATTTTCTTTCAAGCCGAGGTCTGGTCGCGATACATCGCAGACATGGTCAAGACCATGATCGAACGCGACGTCGACGTCATCGAGGTCACCGAGCATGCCTCCAACGACTACAATCACCAGCTCGACCAGCGACTCGGTGAGATGGTCTGGTCCGTTTCCCCGGCCGGTACCTGGTACCGCAACAGCACCGGTCGCGTCACCACCAATATGCCGTGGACCTCCTTCGAATACTGGGCCATGACCCAGAAGGTGAACCTCGACGACTTCACTCTCACCAGTGACAACACAACCTCCCTTTCCGAAACCGCCCCGCCCCGGTAA